The genomic region GtatttacaatataaaagtaaaagctCTATGTGATTAAACTAGATAAGAAAGAGTCAAAGACAAGCTTGAAGCTTTTGTAAGCCCCTCACCCATGTACAGTATTCTCGTgttactttacttttcatttgctttcttttgatttctttactttacttttcatttgcttttttttttccttataatatattgtttgttattataataatcaatatattatataccgtatgacattataatttattaatgtaCTTGATTAGTTTGATTATAATATATCGTATATACTACTATATTTACATGTATTTAgcacttccaaaaaaaaaattaacatgtatTTAATTGTTGTTTGTAGCACACATTGAGTTATAAAGTATTATACATTACTAATTTTTATAGATGGCCCCTCCAAAGATAAATTCTTGACTTTGCCATTCAGGGCAATATACGAGTCATGGACTATGACTCATACAGAGCCCTGATCATTTTAACTCTATAAAATGTGACTCTCACAACAGTCACATCCCCACAAACCCATAAAACAGCCACAACCTTTTCATTTTAGATAAAATGTTATTTGCTCTGTCTAAAATTTTTCACTTTAAACTTCAAAGCTTCCTTCCTTCTAGTGGGAGAACTTTATAGTTGTCTTCAATTATTTCTCTGTCAAGTGAAGTTTATTGCTGCCCAAAATGGTTTATTAGTCCAAATTAAAGCttttaaaatcaaagaaaattttgaaaagtacTATATTATCCTACTTTACAATCTTTCCTAAATACTAAATTGAGTAGCTCGAATCCCATACAGTGGAAAGTGTGCCTTGCGCATTTTCTAATGCATGGTTTTGAGCCATTTAAATCTTGTATTTGGCATGGATTGGATGGGCAAGACGGTATAgtaacttttatttcttttgctaTGGTTTTGATAACTTTAATTTTGGACTATTAAACTATTCCATTTCTTTTAAATATCCCTTCTATTGAGCTTCAAATTTTGAGACTAAGATTTGATTGCTATGGTGAGATATCATATGTGCAGTTTAAAGGACATTATTTTGATGTGAGAATTATGAGATGTGAACTCTTTGTTGATTTAGATGGTTATGTgaactttgttatttttttgggaaaattataGTAAACCCACCTGTTTTGGCCTGTTTTCACTTTGTCTACCTGTAgtttaaaacttaacactttgcCTACCTGAGCTTCAATCCGTTTGCTCTCTGTTACCCACCTCACCCTTAGAcgttagaaaaacacatttttaataCAAATCACAACATAACACGGATTAAAACACAACCCTTTGAAATATTTCCTCACTAGCCCTAGAATCACGAAAATCCCCATCTGCATCTGATATTAAAATCGTGTTGTATGAATAAACCGAGACGAGCAACGGGTTGTTCGAAGGACTCAAATCCTGGTAATAAATCAGTCATTGTTTGGGTTTTCGAActatttttatttgggtttgtttgggttttataattttttgagtaatCAGTCAATGTTATATGTAATTTACTGAGAATATTGGTTGTGTTTGTTGATGTTTATGAAAAATGTGACCACCCgttgtttggatttgtgtttgtttatgggcattttttttattgtggtcATTGTGTCTCACTGTGGACTACACGAATCTATTGGGTTTTAATTTTAGTGTTTGCATGTGCTTATTAGTAAAACAGAAACAAAAGCAAAGCAAATAATGTGGTCCCTTTGATGTGTGTGTTGCCTCCCAAAGGCAAAACGAAAACATACAAGCGTTTATTCTTTATGTGTctattttttacaattctttaaCTGTTTACATGTAAAATGGtaatttgttattatatatGGATGATGAGGAAGTGAAATTCGAGGTTCATTATGGAGGTACTTTTCTAGGGAACCCAGGTTTAGAATACTTTAGTGGGAAAGTTAAAATAGTGTATAAGGATCCTGATAAGCTTAGTTATTTTGAAATAGAAGGTATATGTGAGGAATTCAGGATTGATGAACCATCTAAGTTTCATTATTTATCTCCTGGAGCAAGACTTAAGGCTCATACATGATGATAGAGATGTGGTGTCTATGTGTAAGCTTCATGAAGGAGGGCCAAGAGGCACCATCATACTATATGTGGAAAGTGGTCATGCTCCACTTGCAGTTGAAGTTCCTAAAGGGTTTGGTGGAGGGATAGATGGAGGGGTTGGTGAAAGGGTTGGTGGAGGGGTTGCTAGAGGGGGTGATGCTAGTGTGGGGGAAGAAGAGGAGTTTGATTGGTTGAATGAAGGTATGGAAGGAGAAGACTTTGGTGATGATGTTTTTGGCCAATCTTCTCCACCTCCCAGTGATTCACCTGAACCTAACAATGATCCACCTCAACCAAACACTAATACACCTCAGCCAAACACAAATACACCTCAGCCAAGCACTGTAGATTTAGATGAGGAGTGGGCTGAACCAGCTCTAGAGGATGATATTGCAAGTATCAATGGTTCTGATGATGAGCAGAGGCCTGGCAACCTATAATTCAATGAAAGGACTGATATGACAAATGTTCAGTTGGTAAAAGAGATGACATTTCCTAACTCCAAGGTTTTTAGGAAGGCTTTAAAAGAGTATGTGATTCAGCATTACATTGATATCAAATGGAAGTtgaatgagaagaaaaagatttttgtacATTGTAAGAATAACTGTGGATGGAGGTGCTATGCCTCTATGGTGACTGGAGATTGCACATTTGAGATCAAGACACTTAATCCTAAGTGTACCTACCTCCTATCATTTCAAAATAGGCAAGTTACATTGGCATATATGGCAAACAGGTATTTGGAAGATTTTAGTAAAAATCCTAATTGGGAGGTCTCAGGTGTTAAGAACCATGTTATGCAGCAAATTTCAATTGACTTAAGTTTTAGTCAAGTGTATAGATCAAGAAAGGCAACTAGGGGTTTGATAACTGGGAATGAAGAGTCTCAATATGGTCTATTGAGAGATTATGCAAAAATGATAAGGAGAACAGATGTTGGAAGCAAGGTGATACTGCAAACAGAGATGGAAGATGAGAATCCACAACCCAAGTTTAAAAAGATGTACATTAGGTACAATGCTCAGAAACTAGGGTTTCTAGGTGGTTGTAGATCATTTGTTGGGTTGGATGGATGCCACTTGAAGGGTAGGTTTGGTGGGCAATTACTTTCTACCACTGCCAAGGATGGAAATGACAATATATTCCCAATGGCAATGGCTATGGTTGAGTAAGAGAACAATGACAACTGGATATGGTTCTTGGAGCAGTTTGCAAATGACATTGGCAGGATAGGGGATCTTAATCTGGTATTCATCAGTGACAGGTAGAATGTAACTTGCTCATGTTTATTACTTGCCTGTGATTTCATATTAAATGCTTACTTGCTAACTTGCTTACTTTCTTGCAATACTCAGGGCCTTATTCCTACAATTGAGACTTTATTTCCAACTATAGAGCATAGGTATTGTGTGAAGCACACATACAACAACTTCAAGGTTAACCACGAGGGCATGGAGCTGAAGAGTGTACTGTGGAGGTGTGCTGGCACAACATTAGCTAGGGAATTTGAGAGGGGGATGCAGTATCTTAAGAGTTTGGATGAAGAAGCTTGAAAGTATTTTGTAGATATAGATCCTGCATAGTGGACCAGATCCCACTTTTCTCCTAGGGCTTTGATAGATTGTCTAGTAAACAATTTGAGTAAGAGTTTTAACTTTATGACTGTGAAAACTAGAGACAAGCCAATATTATCAATGTTGGAATGGATTAGGGTTAGGCTTATGGGCAGATTGTACATAAAGAGGAATGACATAGAAAAGTATGGTGGCAAGTTGTGTCCAAGCATACAGGACAAGTTGGAGAAGATGAAAGTAGAGTCTAAGGACTTTTGTGCAATGCCATCTAGGAGGTTTGTGTATGAAGTTAACAATGAGAGAGAGGGGCATATGGTGGACTTGTTAAGGAAGACATGCAGTTGTAAAGTATGGGACTTGACAAGAATCCCCTACAAGGATAGAGTTGCAACCATTTTTGTGAATTGTGAGAAACTAGAGGATTACACCCATCCATGCTACTACAAAGATACTTATGTAGAGACATACAAGGCACCCATACCTCCTATGCCTGGCCAGTCTGAGTAGATCTCAAGCAGCCAACCTGCTCCTATTGCAACTACTATCAATACCACTTTAAATGTGTATACAATTTCCCAACTTAACGGTAGatgttcaaaattattattttgactaGTTGTTGTCATGTGGTTGATTATTGCAGTTTAACATAGCCGGtttatgtgtgtatgtattgAATACAGCAAGTTTATGTGTTATATACAACAGGTTTATGTGTGCATTTGTTGTCTTTTCTTGTAAGTTGATAGATGGTTGTCATACACTTTCAACACAAACATTTCAAACAAGTCACTTTCAACACAATTATTTTCACACAATGCACTTTCTGCACAAACACCAGATATAATTTTGCACTTTAAACAAGTCACAACATCCAACACAGTTCACAACATCCAACAATACCACAAGACACAAGTTGCCAATtcactttaaacaaaaacacCAACAACATCTAACATAAATAACACTTTATCTTTGAGAAGCTTATATTATAAAGTGGCTTCAAGCCAATAGCATCTAACATAGTTCTATTACAATACATAGTGGCTTCAAGCCAACATTGGCCAATTGAGGACCTATTCATACATTACAACCCACCAGGCAGACTAAATCTCATCATTCCAACATTCTCACTTGAGCCAAAATAGGAAAACAAcataatcaaaaaaaaaaaaaagaacatgacAGAATTAGTGCAATTCTGCACTCTCTCTTGCTCTAAAACTCTCACTAATATCTCCTTGGCTTTAACAGAGGAAGTTTGAAACTTTCTTTTCCTCTTAGTAGCTTGTGCTACCATTTTTTGAGCAATTTTTGTCATTTGGGTAGCTTTTACTACAATCTGGGTAGTTGTTCTTTCCATTTCATTTGCAAGTTGCAACTCACTCAATAAATCCAGCTTTTGTTGCACCAAATCGGCAGCTTCGTTCCCACGCATAAAAGTGGGATTATAAATCCAATGAAAGAAAAGGCACTTGGGACCAACTTGTTCATAAATTGAATTGAACATATCACATTCCACACTCACTTGAGTCAACTAGATTAACTAAAAACTATACTTACCTTATATTGGCTACAACCCAAAAACCTTTTCCCAAAATTATCCACTGTTAGACTTGTTCTCAGCACAGAAGTCTCATATGTACACATATGCCCACTTGAACCTGAGTAATTTCCACTCGAAGAAGACATCGCTTATCAACTTCTGCCTAAATTTCGTGTGAATCAAAGCTAGCATCAAAAGGTGAAAGCCCAAAACACATAAAGCAAAAATTTGCATACTTGGCTTGTTGTATCTTTGAATATCCAATGCCTCAAGACAACCCAAAGTCAGAATGTCTGGGAACATGAAAGTTTTATGCAACAcggttaaaaaaatcaaaaccccagCTCAATACAAGGATTTTTCGTGATTCTAGGACTCGTGAGGAAAGATTTCAAAGGGTTCGTGTTTTGATTCGTGTTATGTTgtgatttgtgttaaaaatgtgtttttgtaACGTCTGAGGGTGGGGTGGGTAACAGAGAGCAAAAAGATTGAAGTTCAGGTGGAcaaagtgttaagttttaaaccacgggtagaCAAAATGAAAACGGGCCATATCATAGATGGGGCTACTGTAAtttccccttatttttttcttatgttgTTTTTGTGGTAAATTGGCTAACATCATTTCGTATTTGGGGATTGGATATTGCTACTTTGGTTTGTGGTTTCCTGGAAATTTTAAAACCAcatagtttttgttgtttagttgCATCTGAGCGCTATGAATTTTCCATTTCTCATTGGTTAATTAGCAGACTAGGATGACTGTCAAACGATTGAAATTTCCGATTCTCCTAGTTCTGATTTCTGAGCCTTGAGACTATTAACTGagacttacaaaaaataaaaaagactacCATTTCTAAGTCTGATGAtactttttttaatcattaatttgCTGAACTATATATCTGAATGTCTGATGTTTCAAGTAATTACATCCCAGCGCCCCATAACCACCCCTCCACCCTtcattctttaattttgttcgTAGTTTGGTTAACTCAATAACAACCCTTGTGAACTGTCCACTTGTACAGTTAGGGTAAATTTCTATGTTAAGAGAATTGAGCATGCATCTATGCTTCTATCATTTACAATATTGCTATATTGCTATATTGCTTGAACTTTAGTAGATATAATGATTGCAAAGCATACCTTTAATGGGCATTGGACGAAGATGTCTATTGTTTTTGTGCTTTTCTATTTGCAtatttgattttccttttttttgttgatttcaaATTGACAATGTCATTTATGTTAGTTATGTAGTCaatactttcttctttttctttttttgtgcaaGTTACAATCTATTTGTATCTATGACTTGTTGCTTTTCACTCAAACTTGTTTTACTTGTAACTTTCTAATTGTGAGTTACCCTTCTGAATTCTACCCAgaatctttatgtttttaagtcAAATACCAAAGGGGCTTGAAAAATAATACCATGATAGGTCTTGTGGGGTTAATCTTTTTTAGTAAAGTTGCCTAGTTTTCTAAATCATTAGAAAATTGTGTTTTAGTGCTTATTTGTGAGTTTTACTCTGTTTCATTTGAAacacattattttatcattcaatGTATCTTCAGAGTGCTTTGaacattattgtttttttgatCTCTGGAGTTATGCTTAACTTCTAATTTGAAAAAGATGCCAGCCTTAAATTTTGGGTCACGAGTGTCTCTTGAGTGGAACAGTACTTGAAGCTAAGTTTTGTCTATATAAAAATATCTTAttttcccaaatattttttacCATAAGAGTGGTTTTCCAAAcaatattttagatttgttaaatatattattagcaaCAAGATGTGTTATACCATGTTGTATATGCTAAAGTGGATGCGAAATGGGAAGTATAGAATAGGAACACCGAGAAAACAAGAGTTACGTGATTCAGCCTTGTCGGCCTACATCTACTGAGGAATCCCTTGAGGACTATATCTTTATtatgtaagagtgtagtacaataacATGTGTTACAATAAACCTTAACATGAGTACATATAGGAGGCTAAACCTTAGAATACTAGTACAAGCAAGAATGGGCTTGGGTctattacattgggctaatatgtctaatatatctctaacacccttCCTCAAACTCAAGACGGAAGCTCGATGAAGGTTTGAGGTTGGATAAGTATGAGAAGATCACATGAAGAATGCCTTTGAAGAAACCACAATGAAGAATATGTCAATTGACCAATTTTGGAGTTTCAAATGAAGAAACGAAGTCCAAAATCATAATCTACGTGAAAAACTGAGCAAGATAGgcccttttaaaaaatttgacttttggtAAAAGTCAACGCAAAGTCAAAGTCAACAatttggtcaaagtcaacggtcaagAAAAGTCAATGGCCTATACAATCCGGGTCGGGTCACGGATTGGCTACAgagcatggttttgaaacccagaccgttcattgaaccgtaaaagggagaagttcaaggtttttgaggtcgaaccgAGGTTGAACTGTgataatgtcataattaatttaataattaattaggtctaaatatagatattaaatttataaaactagcaaaatttactattatatctatatatgtgaggtaaatttaatgattttcaagcatatatttaataattaaataagaaagttaataaactaaaataataatcattaaaacattaaaatttatgattaatttttgaagtaaagttgaatatctttgaaggattttaattataattttttttttattccttataagagatggataatttaattaagtagaataaaattgtgttaagttgcttttattaaaaaaaaaattgctaaggggttgAACCGCTCGGTTCTTACCACCAGTTCATGCGGTTCAACCCCGGTTTTAGGAGTTCACGGAATTAACAAGAAATCTGgttctttatgcttaaaaaaccgGTTTTCATCTCGATTCTTGATTTTCACGGTCCGACCTCCCGGTCCGGTCCGAGTCTAAAAACAG from Castanea sativa cultivar Marrone di Chiusa Pesio chromosome 11, ASM4071231v1 harbors:
- the LOC142616439 gene encoding uncharacterized protein LOC142616439; this encodes MTNVQLVKEMTFPNSKVFRKALKEYVIQHYIDIKWKLNEKKKIFVHCKNNCGWRCYASMVTGDCTFEIKTLNPKCTYLLSFQNRQVTLAYMANRYLEDFSKNPNWEVSGVKNHVMQQISIDLSFSQVYRSRKATRGLITGNEESQYGLLRDYAKMIRRTDVGSKVILQTEMEDENPQPKFKKMYIRYNAQKLGFLGGCRSFVGLDGCHLKGRFGGQLLSTTAKDGNDNIFPMAMAMFANDIGRIGDLNLGLIPTIETLFPTIEHRYCVKHTYNNFKVNHEGMELKSVLWRCAGTTLAREFERGMQYLKSLDEEA
- the LOC142616440 gene encoding uncharacterized protein LOC142616440 gives rise to the protein MTVKTRDKPILSMLEWIRVRLMGRLYIKRNDIEKYGGKLCPSIQDKLEKMKVESKDFCAMPSRRFVYEVNNEREGHMVDLLRKTCSCKVWDLTRIPYKDRVATIFVNCEKLEDYTHPCYYKDTYVETYKAPIPPMPGQSE